Proteins found in one Siniperca chuatsi isolate FFG_IHB_CAS linkage group LG22, ASM2008510v1, whole genome shotgun sequence genomic segment:
- the ufsp1 gene encoding inactive Ufm1-specific protease 1 encodes MDKMVVAVESEEIDWGGSGTEEGKIMKETKTLSKNVHTGLPNPLADPVKCSLMKGDYLYFHYGCDGQDDRGWGCGYRTIQTMASWLCYNWFPLKDKHRPPPSLPEIQQALVTMGDKPDSFSCSREWIGTFEASLVLDYFYDVPCKLVHVRGGGAELEHDAVEELHQHFEKHGSPVMMGGDRDNSSKGILGVCTGDKGSYLLVLDPHYYGCQLEKTELQRRGWVAWKRVSSLDQSSFYNLCMPQTAK; translated from the coding sequence ATGGATAAAATGGTTGTAGCAGTGGAATCTGAGGAGATTGACTGGGGAGGAAGTGGAACGGAAGAAGGGAAGATTATGAAGGAGACCAAAACTTTATCAAAGAATGTCCACACAGGTCTTCCTAATCCACTTGCAGATCCTGTGAAATGTTCTCTGATGAAAGGAGACTATCTCTACTTCCATTATGGCTGTGATGGACAAGATGACAGAGGCTGGGGATGTGGCTACCGCACTATTCAGACAATGGCTTCCTGGCTTTGCTATAACTGGTTTCCACTTAAGGACAAACACAGGCCTCCACCAAGCCTCCCAGAAATCCAGCAAGCCTTGGTCACCATGGGGGACAAACCAGACTCCTTCTCATGCTCCAGGGAGTGGATAGGAACATTTGAAGCCTCCCTGGTCCTTGACTATTTCTATGACGTTCCTTGTAAATTGGTACATGTTAGAGGCGGAGGGGCAGAGCTGGAGCATGATGCAGTGGAAGAGCTCCATCAGCACTTTGAGAAGCATGGATCTCCGGTCATGATGGGAGGGGACAGGGACAATTCTTCTAAGGGGATATTAGGGGTGTGCACTGGGGACAAGGGGAGCTACTTGCTAGTCCTTGACCCTCACTACTACGGATGTCAGCTGGAGaagacagagctgcagaggcGGGGATGGGTGGCGTGGAAGAGAGTATCATCTCTGGATCAGTCTTCATTTTATAATCTGTGTATGCCTCAGACTGCCAAGTGA